A genomic region of Methanothermobacter sp. CaT2 contains the following coding sequences:
- the cdhB gene encoding CO dehydrogenase/acetyl-CoA synthase complex subunit epsilon, with the protein MIVLNDRIIPWQPTVIAGPKQAMLVTPETATMMIKKARRPLMVVGPLAKRQEVLEHTVKIIRHFDLPVVATADTYRALSEAGIESEPHGIVEITNLLKDPSWEGIRGEGQHDLVIFIGCIYYIASQGLSSLKHFAPHIKTLTICKTFHSNADASFPNMDDDEWFRYLEKMYAE; encoded by the coding sequence GTGATAGTCTTGAATGACAGAATAATACCATGGCAGCCCACTGTTATAGCCGGGCCAAAACAGGCAATGCTCGTAACACCCGAAACTGCGACCATGATGATAAAAAAGGCCAGGAGACCACTTATGGTTGTAGGGCCACTCGCCAAGCGCCAGGAAGTGCTTGAACATACGGTTAAAATCATAAGGCACTTCGATTTACCGGTGGTAGCAACGGCAGACACCTACAGGGCACTGAGTGAGGCCGGCATAGAATCAGAGCCCCACGGTATCGTGGAGATAACAAACCTCCTGAAGGACCCCTCCTGGGAGGGTATCCGCGGTGAGGGCCAGCATGACCTTGTAATATTCATAGGCTGCATATACTACATCGCATCCCAGGGCCTATCAAGCCTCAAACACTTCGCACCACATATAAAGACACTCACAATATGCAAGACATTCCACTCAAATGCAGATGCATCATTCCCGAACATGGATGATGATGAATGGTTCAGATACCTTGAGAAGATGTATGCTGAATGA
- the cdhC gene encoding CO dehydrogenase/CO-methylating acetyl-CoA synthase complex subunit beta, with product MFEDIPVDVSPMHEGERIRSANMFVELAGPKSIGAELVQVKDEVEDGKVEVRGPEIDEMEQGQVYPFAINVEVAGSELEEELESVIERRLHELCNYVKGFMHLNQRDQIWCRVSTEAKDAGFRLEHLGKALSVLFREEFPIIESIAVTLMTDEAAVQEFLETAREKYETRDSRARELSDEDVDVFYGCLMCQSFAPTHVCIVTPDRTALCGAINWFDCRAAYKMDPDGPIFEIEKGEVLDPERGEYANVNAAVEENSQGTTDRVYLHSVFGYPHTSCGCFEAVAFYIPELDGIGIVNRDFRGETPLGIPFSAMAGQCSGGKQVEGFSGLSLEYMRSPKFLQADGGYHRVIWMPRELKESVLEFIPEDVRDKIATEEDATSIKDLRRFLRDNEHPVLERAAVEETEPEEEEVEEAYPEETPIPEGVPVMAAPEMTLPAAGGFRIVLKNAKIYAEKVIIKRK from the coding sequence ATGTTTGAAGACATACCAGTCGATGTAAGTCCCATGCATGAGGGGGAGAGGATAAGATCAGCCAACATGTTCGTTGAACTGGCAGGTCCCAAATCCATCGGAGCAGAACTGGTCCAGGTTAAGGACGAAGTCGAGGACGGAAAGGTGGAGGTCAGGGGGCCCGAGATAGATGAAATGGAACAGGGCCAGGTGTACCCCTTCGCCATAAACGTTGAGGTAGCTGGCAGTGAACTCGAGGAGGAACTTGAAAGCGTCATCGAGAGGAGGCTCCATGAGCTCTGCAACTATGTTAAGGGATTCATGCACCTCAACCAGAGGGACCAGATATGGTGTCGTGTGAGTACAGAGGCAAAGGACGCAGGTTTCAGGCTCGAACACCTCGGAAAGGCGCTCTCAGTCCTCTTCAGGGAGGAGTTCCCCATAATCGAATCAATAGCAGTAACACTCATGACAGATGAGGCAGCGGTCCAGGAATTCCTTGAGACAGCAAGGGAGAAATATGAGACCAGGGACTCAAGGGCAAGGGAACTTTCAGATGAGGACGTTGATGTCTTCTATGGATGTCTCATGTGTCAGTCCTTCGCACCCACACACGTATGCATAGTAACACCAGACAGGACAGCCCTCTGCGGCGCCATAAACTGGTTCGACTGCCGTGCAGCATACAAGATGGACCCTGACGGCCCGATATTCGAAATTGAAAAGGGTGAAGTCCTGGACCCTGAGAGGGGAGAATATGCAAATGTTAACGCTGCAGTAGAAGAAAATTCCCAGGGCACAACAGATAGGGTATACCTCCACAGTGTATTCGGTTACCCACACACCTCCTGCGGATGCTTCGAGGCAGTGGCATTCTACATACCTGAACTTGATGGTATAGGTATTGTTAACAGGGACTTCAGGGGAGAAACGCCCCTAGGGATACCATTCTCAGCAATGGCCGGGCAGTGCTCAGGAGGAAAACAGGTTGAAGGTTTCTCAGGTCTCAGCCTTGAATACATGAGGTCACCCAAATTCCTCCAGGCAGACGGAGGATACCACAGGGTGATCTGGATGCCAAGGGAACTCAAGGAATCTGTCCTGGAATTCATCCCGGAGGACGTCCGGGACAAGATTGCAACGGAGGAGGATGCAACATCAATAAAGGATCTCAGAAGATTCCTGAGGGACAATGAACACCCTGTCCTTGAAAGGGCGGCCGTTGAAGAAACTGAACCCGAAGAAGAGGAGGTTGAGGAGGCATACCCTGAGGAGACCCCGATTCCAGAGGGAGTCCCTGTAATGGCAGCACCTGAGATGACCCTCCCGGCAGCCGGAGGATTCAGGATAGTCCTCAAGAATGCAAAGATCTACGCTGAGAAGGTAATAATAAAGCGCAAATAA
- a CDS encoding AAA family ATPase — translation MSGHVIIAVSGKGGTGKTMFSASLIRILASTGADVLAIDADPDSNLPEALGVPVSGTVGDVREQLKRDTAAGRIPPSANKWDMLDYRIMASITETRDFDLLVMGRPEGSGCYCAVNTMLRRIIENIAENYDYIVIDTEAGLEHLSRRTTQNVDIMIVVTDPSKRGILTARRIVELSQELEIKFKKVFLVLNRVREGDLDRLELDDGLEVIGVIPEDPLVSSYDMEGRPLYELPEDSESFRAIKKVAEKILSL, via the coding sequence ATGAGTGGTCACGTGATAATAGCAGTAAGTGGCAAGGGCGGTACGGGAAAAACGATGTTTTCAGCTTCCCTCATAAGGATCCTGGCATCAACAGGTGCAGATGTGCTTGCAATAGATGCTGACCCGGACTCAAACCTCCCTGAGGCCCTGGGGGTTCCGGTCAGCGGCACCGTGGGTGATGTCAGGGAACAGCTCAAGAGGGATACGGCTGCAGGCAGGATACCCCCATCGGCGAACAAGTGGGACATGCTTGACTACAGGATAATGGCCTCCATAACCGAAACCAGGGACTTTGACCTCCTTGTCATGGGCCGCCCGGAGGGAAGTGGCTGCTACTGCGCAGTCAACACCATGCTGCGAAGGATAATCGAGAACATAGCAGAGAACTATGACTACATAGTCATAGATACCGAGGCCGGCCTTGAGCACCTCAGCAGGAGGACAACCCAGAACGTTGACATAATGATAGTTGTAACCGACCCGTCAAAGAGAGGGATACTCACCGCAAGGAGGATAGTCGAACTCTCACAGGAACTTGAGATAAAATTCAAGAAGGTCTTCCTGGTCCTCAACAGGGTAAGGGAGGGGGACCTTGACAGACTGGAGCTGGATGATGGCCTTGAGGTCATAGGTGTCATACCCGAGGACCCCCTTGTCTCCAGTTACGACATGGAGGGCAGACCACTCTATGAGTTACCTGAGGATTCTGAATCATTCAGGGCCATAAAAAAGGTTGCAGAGAAGATTTTAAGTTTATAG
- the cdhD gene encoding CO dehydrogenase/acetyl-CoA synthase subunit delta: MDKLTELLKLLQNTESIEINEFRMDVEELELYLMPAVQQAIQKTVEVREAVEALPAEEFNPPIRSYPGEVAQVKLGEGTRKSVYLGGQKALYRFEEPQPNPPVVTFDVFDIPMPGLPRPIREHFSDVMEDPGDWARKAVKEYGANMVTIHLIGTGPKVMDKSPREAAKDIEEVLQAVDVPLVIGGSGDPEKDPLVLEKAAEAAEGERCLLASANLDLDYRKVARAALDHNHAVLSWAITDVNMQKTLNRYLLKEGLKREDIVMDPTTCALGYGIEFSIDVITRTRLAALKGDSDLQMPMSSGTTNAWGSREAWMKKDEWGPTDYRGPLWEIVTGLTMMLSGVDIFMMLHPTSVRLLREIGETFTREYMTAETPDLREWITELEYQEV; this comes from the coding sequence ATGGATAAATTAACGGAACTTCTGAAACTACTTCAGAACACAGAATCCATCGAGATAAACGAGTTCAGGATGGATGTTGAGGAACTGGAACTCTACCTGATGCCTGCAGTCCAGCAGGCCATACAGAAAACAGTTGAGGTGAGGGAGGCTGTCGAGGCACTGCCCGCGGAGGAGTTCAACCCACCCATAAGGTCATACCCCGGTGAGGTTGCCCAGGTAAAGCTTGGTGAGGGCACCCGCAAAAGTGTTTACCTTGGGGGGCAGAAGGCCCTCTACAGGTTCGAGGAGCCACAGCCAAACCCGCCGGTTGTCACATTTGACGTATTTGACATACCCATGCCTGGACTGCCGAGGCCAATAAGGGAACACTTCAGTGACGTCATGGAGGACCCGGGGGACTGGGCACGTAAGGCCGTGAAGGAATACGGCGCCAACATGGTCACAATACACCTCATAGGAACAGGCCCCAAGGTCATGGACAAATCCCCCAGGGAGGCCGCAAAGGATATCGAGGAGGTCCTCCAGGCAGTGGACGTCCCACTGGTGATAGGGGGATCCGGGGACCCTGAAAAGGACCCGCTGGTCCTTGAAAAGGCCGCAGAGGCAGCTGAAGGTGAAAGGTGCCTCCTTGCATCTGCCAACCTTGACCTGGACTACAGGAAGGTTGCAAGGGCAGCCCTTGACCACAACCATGCGGTCCTCTCATGGGCCATCACAGATGTCAACATGCAGAAGACCCTCAACCGTTACCTGCTTAAGGAGGGACTTAAACGTGAGGATATCGTCATGGACCCAACAACATGTGCCCTGGGTTACGGTATAGAATTCTCAATAGACGTCATCACAAGGACCCGGCTGGCAGCCCTCAAGGGGGATTCTGATCTCCAGATGCCAATGTCCTCAGGTACCACAAACGCCTGGGGTTCAAGGGAGGCCTGGATGAAGAAGGATGAATGGGGACCCACAGATTACAGGGGGCCCCTCTGGGAAATCGTAACCGGACTTACCATGATGCTCTCAGGTGTGGACATATTCATGATGCTACACCCCACCTCAGTCAGACTGCTGCGGGAGATAGGTGAAACCTTCACAAGGGAGTACATGACAGCTGAAACACCTGACCTGAGGGAATGGATAACTGAACTTGAATACCAGGAGGTTTAA
- the acsC gene encoding acetyl-CoA decarbonylase/synthase complex subunit gamma: MQVTAMDVYRLLPKTNCGKCNEASCMAFATKLIEKEVTLDDCPQLSGDERQKLENLLAPAVKEITFGPEENQVVVGGDEVLYRYELTYYNPTALVVDLPDDLPSEELLNRAQRIMDLEFERTGEKLTLDAIALRNRSGSPEKFAEAAEAISKLKFPVVLCTFDAEAMKVALEVLGDQKPLLYAAREDNLGEMAELSVSYGCPLVLFSPGDLEEMKNLSRRLRALGVTEIVLDPGTFTGEGIGDTIDNFVMIRRLAVEDRDEDFRFPIMGIPALSRLTVSDKIEANIREATVAATLMNRYADILILAGTEIWEIMPVLTLRQGLYTDPRKPQAVDPGVYEFGDVDENSPVILTTNFSLTYYTVEGDLKSGDVTAYLLVLDTEGRAVDVSLAGGQLNGPAVAELIKETGIEERVRDKVMIIPGLAAPASGEIEDDTGWRVLVGPRDSSGIPDYLDKLASE, encoded by the coding sequence TTGCAGGTCACTGCCATGGATGTATACCGTTTACTTCCAAAAACAAACTGTGGTAAATGCAATGAGGCCTCATGCATGGCTTTTGCCACAAAGCTCATAGAAAAGGAGGTCACCCTTGATGATTGCCCACAGCTCAGTGGAGATGAAAGACAGAAACTGGAGAACCTTCTGGCCCCTGCTGTGAAGGAAATAACCTTCGGGCCGGAGGAGAATCAGGTGGTTGTGGGTGGTGATGAGGTCCTCTACAGGTATGAACTCACATACTACAATCCAACAGCCCTTGTGGTTGATCTTCCAGATGATCTTCCATCAGAGGAGCTCCTGAACAGAGCCCAAAGGATCATGGATCTGGAGTTTGAGCGTACCGGCGAAAAACTCACTCTCGATGCAATAGCCCTGAGGAACAGATCAGGGAGCCCTGAAAAATTTGCCGAGGCAGCAGAAGCCATAAGCAAACTCAAATTCCCTGTGGTCCTGTGCACCTTCGATGCAGAGGCCATGAAGGTGGCCCTTGAGGTCCTGGGTGATCAGAAACCGCTCCTCTACGCCGCCAGGGAGGACAACCTTGGTGAAATGGCAGAACTCTCAGTTTCATACGGGTGCCCCCTTGTGCTTTTCTCACCCGGCGACCTTGAAGAGATGAAGAATCTCTCAAGGAGACTCAGGGCCCTGGGAGTCACTGAAATTGTGCTTGACCCCGGCACATTCACGGGTGAGGGGATAGGCGACACCATAGACAACTTCGTCATGATAAGGCGCCTTGCAGTTGAGGACAGGGACGAGGACTTCCGCTTCCCAATAATGGGCATACCTGCACTCTCAAGGCTCACGGTATCCGATAAAATCGAGGCAAACATAAGGGAGGCCACAGTGGCAGCCACCCTCATGAACAGGTACGCTGACATCCTCATACTCGCCGGAACCGAGATATGGGAGATCATGCCGGTCCTAACACTCAGACAGGGACTCTACACCGACCCGAGGAAGCCCCAGGCCGTTGATCCAGGTGTCTATGAATTCGGTGATGTTGATGAGAACTCCCCGGTTATACTCACAACCAACTTCTCACTCACCTACTACACGGTTGAGGGGGACCTCAAGTCAGGTGATGTTACAGCATACCTCCTCGTCCTTGATACAGAGGGCAGGGCCGTGGACGTTTCACTGGCAGGAGGACAGCTCAATGGTCCGGCAGTGGCTGAGCTCATAAAGGAGACAGGTATAGAGGAGCGGGTCAGGGACAAGGTCATGATAATCCCTGGACTTGCAGCTCCTGCAAGCGGTGAGATAGAGGATGATACTGGCTGGAGAGTCCTTGTTGGACCAAGGGACTCCTCTGGAATACCAGACTACCTTGATAAACTTGCATCAGAGTGA
- a CDS encoding 4Fe-4S dicluster domain-containing protein, producing the protein MLMVMDPARCSGCDDCINACRETHGVARARKGDRMPLFCLQCHPEKAPCARICPVGAIREVDGALVVDEESCILCKLCMVACPAGMIVMNTEKKSAEKCTLCMDADVILPACVEACKENVLKLVSLDDLAELRDRADFSEVLEEAVKIYGKKI; encoded by the coding sequence ATGCTGATGGTCATGGACCCTGCGAGGTGCAGTGGCTGCGATGACTGTATAAATGCGTGCAGGGAAACCCACGGAGTCGCCAGGGCAAGGAAGGGAGATAGGATGCCCCTATTCTGTCTGCAGTGCCATCCAGAGAAGGCTCCCTGCGCAAGGATATGTCCGGTGGGTGCCATAAGGGAGGTTGACGGGGCCCTTGTTGTTGATGAGGAGTCCTGCATACTCTGCAAGCTATGCATGGTGGCCTGCCCGGCTGGCATGATTGTGATGAACACTGAGAAGAAATCAGCAGAGAAATGCACACTCTGCATGGACGCAGACGTCATACTGCCAGCCTGTGTGGAGGCATGCAAGGAGAATGTTCTTAAACTGGTCTCCCTGGATGACCTTGCTGAGCTGAGGGATCGCGCTGACTTCAGTGAGGTCCTTGAGGAGGCAGTGAAGATATACGGGAAAAAGATCTAG
- a CDS encoding HEAT repeat domain-containing protein, which yields MIAFTDKINALLMSNDVSGLIDALKSHDFTVRREAAVALERIADERSADALMDALRYEEWQKDYPILAGVRAAAARALGKIGNPSAVKPLLRALEDPDDEVKIGAMRSLSEFPSEDSLRAIEKFVDHPSEDIRRNSIESIAGLDPELGLRYASRALGDSSWMVRKTAAKVIRRFGDKRCLEVLLDNLNDPDTEVRRHILLAVVNMGEYAVDPLLEKLSDPQWQTRAMVVEALGEIGSRRAVPRLKGMPAGRRRDENRYVRGKVAEALGRIGDPAALEDLHMALKDPYLFVRRKAREAIDIIDVEPDLEEFHDGEISFRYPRFWNIFETRDGERLIDAWSDNLKIAIKRRRAEGLTADEFSEIILEVLNMRGLLNIARSNITVDSEHGYMITADTKNERIVTFIFKKGGYIYYIYFRGPIEDLKESYKYIRVFINTLHVEIQGYGERGDG from the coding sequence GTGATTGCATTCACCGATAAGATCAATGCTCTTCTGATGTCCAATGATGTTTCCGGCCTCATAGATGCCCTCAAAAGCCATGATTTTACCGTTAGAAGGGAGGCCGCAGTTGCCCTTGAGAGGATAGCAGATGAGAGATCTGCTGATGCCCTCATGGACGCCCTCAGATATGAGGAATGGCAGAAGGACTACCCCATACTTGCAGGTGTGAGGGCGGCCGCAGCAAGGGCTCTCGGAAAAATAGGAAACCCCTCGGCGGTTAAACCCCTCCTCAGGGCCCTTGAGGATCCTGATGATGAAGTTAAAATAGGTGCAATGCGGTCACTCTCAGAGTTCCCATCAGAGGACTCCCTGAGGGCCATTGAAAAATTTGTGGACCATCCATCAGAGGATATAAGGAGGAACTCCATTGAGTCCATTGCAGGACTGGACCCTGAACTGGGCCTCAGATATGCATCCCGGGCCCTGGGCGACAGTTCATGGATGGTCCGTAAAACCGCTGCGAAGGTCATAAGAAGATTCGGGGATAAAAGGTGCCTTGAAGTCCTTCTGGATAACCTCAATGACCCCGATACAGAGGTCAGACGCCATATACTGCTGGCCGTCGTTAATATGGGTGAATATGCTGTGGACCCCCTCCTTGAGAAACTTTCAGACCCGCAATGGCAGACACGTGCCATGGTTGTTGAGGCCCTGGGTGAGATAGGATCCCGAAGGGCTGTGCCCAGGCTTAAAGGGATGCCCGCGGGTCGCAGAAGGGATGAAAATCGTTATGTCCGTGGCAAGGTTGCCGAGGCCCTCGGACGCATAGGTGACCCTGCAGCCCTTGAGGATCTCCACATGGCCCTCAAGGATCCCTACCTCTTTGTGAGGAGGAAGGCACGTGAAGCCATTGACATCATCGACGTTGAACCTGATCTAGAGGAATTCCATGACGGTGAAATCAGCTTCAGGTACCCCAGGTTCTGGAACATCTTTGAGACCCGCGACGGTGAGAGGCTCATTGATGCCTGGAGTGACAATCTCAAAATAGCCATAAAAAGGCGGAGGGCTGAGGGTTTAACTGCCGATGAATTTTCAGAGATCATCCTTGAAGTTTTGAATATGAGGGGCCTCCTTAACATAGCAAGGAGCAATATAACAGTTGACAGTGAACATGGATACATGATAACTGCAGATACAAAAAATGAAAGGATAGTGACCTTCATCTTCAAAAAGGGAGGATACATATACTACATCTACTTCAGGGGCCCCATTGAGGACCTGAAGGAATCATATAAATATATAAGGGTGTTCATAAACACCCTTCACGTTGAAATCCAAGGCTACGGGGAGAGAGGGGATGGCTAG
- a CDS encoding NAD(P)/FAD-dependent oxidoreductase, whose protein sequence is MKYDVVVIGGRVAGSTAAYHAARLGLSVLLLERNPEIGTPVQCAGGVSDSFFKSTGLKPLPEFTCTRIRAAAVNGPLGARIVTENPVVRGYILERKSFDKYLALRAAEAGADVLTMSIAGDLIFREGSVSGVVFRGPDGVQEVECGMVIAADGVQSSIARKAGLETGFRPADLCSCVQYEVAGMDVDPETMEFYFGSRFAPSGYLWVFPKGEGRANVGLGIRRKSCSERGPLSYLNRFMEERGFKRIEFNAGAVPVCGPIERTFTDGLLVVGDAAGQVDPLTGGGIHLAAECAKIAGEVAAEAIESGRVDGRFLSRYEMRWRKKIGKNLERSLKFRKILDGLGDKELDALLKSLEGKDLSSISKISLLRILKDYPSMLRILRDIL, encoded by the coding sequence ATGAAATATGATGTGGTGGTTATTGGTGGACGGGTAGCCGGTTCAACAGCGGCCTATCACGCTGCAAGGCTGGGCCTCAGTGTTCTGTTACTGGAGCGTAACCCTGAAATCGGGACCCCTGTGCAGTGTGCAGGCGGAGTGAGTGACAGTTTCTTCAAATCGACAGGTTTAAAACCGCTTCCTGAGTTCACATGCACAAGGATCCGGGCAGCCGCGGTGAACGGACCCCTCGGTGCCAGGATTGTGACAGAAAATCCTGTTGTGAGGGGATATATCCTCGAAAGAAAGTCCTTCGACAAGTACCTTGCACTGAGGGCCGCTGAAGCCGGCGCCGATGTACTCACAATGTCCATCGCAGGGGACCTAATATTCAGGGAGGGATCAGTCAGTGGTGTGGTGTTCAGGGGGCCCGATGGAGTCCAGGAGGTTGAATGTGGAATGGTGATTGCCGCAGACGGTGTGCAGTCCAGCATCGCCAGGAAGGCCGGTCTTGAAACAGGTTTCAGGCCAGCTGACCTCTGTTCCTGTGTCCAGTACGAGGTTGCAGGTATGGACGTGGACCCTGAAACCATGGAATTCTACTTCGGGAGCCGTTTTGCACCATCAGGTTATCTCTGGGTGTTCCCCAAGGGTGAAGGAAGGGCAAATGTGGGCCTTGGAATACGGAGAAAAAGCTGCTCAGAGAGGGGTCCCCTCAGCTATCTCAACAGGTTCATGGAGGAGAGAGGATTTAAGAGGATAGAATTCAATGCAGGAGCTGTACCTGTTTGCGGACCCATTGAGAGGACCTTCACAGATGGTCTCCTGGTTGTGGGGGATGCCGCCGGACAGGTTGACCCCCTCACCGGTGGTGGGATACACCTTGCAGCTGAATGCGCAAAAATCGCCGGTGAGGTTGCCGCCGAGGCCATTGAATCTGGAAGGGTTGACGGCAGATTCCTCTCAAGGTATGAGATGAGATGGCGCAAAAAGATTGGTAAGAACCTTGAAAGGTCACTCAAATTCAGGAAAATCCTTGATGGGCTCGGTGATAAGGAACTCGATGCCCTGCTGAAATCCCTTGAGGGAAAAGATTTAAGTTCAATTTCAAAGATATCCCTTCTGAGGATTTTAAAGGACTATCCTTCAATGTTAAGAATACTCAGAGATATTCTTTAA
- a CDS encoding 4Fe-4S binding protein, with protein MKHDGSICMRCGACVSVCPFNVLELEYELMVGEGCSECGDCAAVCPVDAIRCYHEI; from the coding sequence TTGAAGCATGATGGATCAATCTGTATGCGGTGCGGTGCCTGTGTTAGTGTCTGTCCATTTAATGTGCTTGAACTCGAATATGAACTGATGGTGGGTGAAGGCTGCAGTGAATGTGGTGACTGTGCTGCGGTCTGTCCAGTGGATGCAATAAGGTGCTATCATGAAATATGA
- a CDS encoding metallophosphoesterase gives MEKKIAQISDVHFGEKNFSDQLRKNLLHQLENENPDLIIVSGDLTTEGYSHEYELAAAFVDELRTITSTYTIPGNHDARNVGLIHFEKLIGRRKFVHHDSEFAVIGLDSSEPDINDGQIGMDQLDWLSKELERVPDHLCKIVTFHHHLLPIPNTGRERNILLDSGDLLKLLKEYGVDFVLNGHKHVPNVWMIEGMVTLNSGTATTRKLRGETFPSHNQLRINDDRISVDLINTENGSVREIASYSVRVEDEEYRICSYMHSI, from the coding sequence ATGGAGAAAAAAATTGCCCAGATTTCAGATGTGCACTTCGGTGAGAAGAACTTCTCAGATCAGCTCAGGAAAAATCTTCTACACCAGCTTGAAAATGAGAACCCTGACCTCATAATAGTCTCAGGTGACCTCACAACAGAGGGATACTCACACGAGTATGAACTTGCAGCAGCATTTGTGGATGAACTTAGGACCATCACATCCACCTACACAATCCCCGGCAACCATGATGCAAGGAATGTGGGTCTTATCCACTTTGAGAAGTTAATAGGAAGGAGGAAGTTTGTCCACCACGACTCTGAATTCGCGGTTATAGGCCTTGACTCCTCTGAGCCAGATATAAACGACGGTCAGATAGGAATGGATCAACTTGACTGGCTCAGTAAGGAACTTGAACGTGTTCCTGATCACCTGTGCAAGATAGTCACATTTCACCACCACCTGCTACCCATACCCAACACAGGGCGTGAGAGGAACATCCTCCTGGACTCAGGTGACCTTCTTAAACTCCTGAAGGAATACGGTGTGGATTTTGTGCTCAACGGACACAAGCATGTGCCTAATGTGTGGATGATTGAGGGAATGGTTACACTTAACTCTGGCACAGCCACAACAAGGAAACTGAGGGGTGAGACATTCCCTTCACACAACCAGCTAAGAATAAACGATGACAGGATTTCAGTTGACCTCATAAACACTGAGAACGGCTCAGTGAGGGAAATAGCCAGTTACTCTGTCCGGGTTGAGGATGAGGAATACAGGATATGCTCCTATATGCACTCCATATGA
- a CDS encoding phosphate uptake regulator PhoU: MKNKTKNATLKSIIDVILYENPSTQDEIAERLGITRRYVTKLLQPLIREGVVRRAYIVDIKKFDEFPELFGEEVTSREYAGSFFIKEILRDMAQHVCKQLNKSFRSLEEYDEDLANEALKMDYITNTMHEKVRSSVDTAIAMNPYSEFSKTMAFTEIAYDLERIGDHSAIIANFAIKESYEVDPAMMEYLRDMFSIAVEMVKTAMDAFLNEKLELKATLMSLEDDIHRIQKNALNCVATQMAETPFEDKERSTYYISLSRVVKTLERIADISIEIFDTAGEYYRNIPRTTTPERFRRREREES; this comes from the coding sequence ATGAAAAATAAGACAAAGAATGCTACTCTAAAATCGATCATAGATGTCATCCTCTATGAGAACCCGTCCACACAGGATGAAATCGCTGAACGCCTTGGCATAACAAGGAGGTACGTCACCAAGCTTCTGCAGCCCCTCATCAGGGAGGGCGTTGTTAGGAGGGCCTACATTGTGGATATAAAGAAATTTGATGAATTCCCTGAGCTCTTCGGTGAGGAGGTAACCTCGAGGGAATACGCTGGAAGCTTCTTCATAAAGGAGATACTCAGGGACATGGCACAGCATGTGTGCAAACAGCTCAACAAATCCTTCAGGTCCCTGGAGGAGTACGATGAGGACCTTGCAAATGAGGCCCTCAAGATGGACTACATAACAAACACAATGCATGAGAAGGTGCGCTCCTCTGTTGATACTGCAATAGCAATGAATCCCTACTCTGAGTTCAGCAAGACAATGGCCTTTACAGAGATAGCCTATGACCTTGAAAGGATAGGTGACCATTCAGCGATAATAGCAAACTTTGCCATAAAGGAATCCTATGAGGTTGACCCTGCAATGATGGAGTACCTCAGGGATATGTTCTCCATCGCCGTTGAGATGGTGAAAACTGCGATGGACGCCTTTCTTAATGAGAAACTGGAACTGAAGGCAACTCTCATGTCCCTCGAGGATGATATTCACAGGATCCAGAAGAATGCCCTTAACTGTGTCGCCACCCAGATGGCTGAAACACCCTTTGAGGATAAGGAGAGGTCAACCTATTACATATCACTCTCCAGGGTTGTTAAGACCCTTGAGAGAATAGCAGATATATCCATTGAGATATTCGACACTGCAGGTGAATACTACAGGAACATCCCGAGGACAACCACACCTGAACGCTTCAGGCGGAGGGAGAGAGAGGAGTCCTGA
- a CDS encoding 2TM domain-containing protein, with protein MEDDEYKRARKRVEDLKGFYIHISVFTIVNLTLFLINLLSTPGTWWFYWITVFWGIGIIWHAFGVFIGDRFLGKEWEEKKIKEYMEREKRNR; from the coding sequence ATGGAAGACGACGAATACAAAAGAGCCAGGAAGAGAGTAGAGGATCTCAAGGGATTTTACATCCACATATCAGTTTTTACAATAGTTAACCTTACACTCTTCCTCATAAACCTCCTCTCAACTCCCGGGACATGGTGGTTCTACTGGATAACGGTATTCTGGGGAATAGGAATAATATGGCATGCCTTCGGAGTTTTTATAGGTGATAGGTTCCTGGGTAAGGAATGGGAGGAGAAAAAGATAAAAGAGTACATGGAAAGAGAAAAGAGGAACAGGTGA